TAATGTCTCAGGCAGTgcatcagccaaagcagatagaaGTGCTCCAAGAAGCTACTGAGGCTTTATGATCTGGACCGATGAGCACCTCCAGCTTGCAAACCTGGCCCTTTAGGGGGGATGCCGCCCCATCAGGAATAGGATGGACATCATTCACCCCGACAGATTAACCCCCCAAAACAAtatctccatcttctctctgagTCTCggtttgtccacaaagaactgataaaaagcatcacagcagaacaaagtctccgaGGGTTGGTTCGAatgggaaggagcctgaatcagacTCCTCACAAcacaggacagctctgctggacacgAACCCCCAGAACCAATGCGGGTAGAACAGAAGTGGGGTTTTGCCGCACAcaccgcctccgcataaaccttcaaatgggctctatgctgcgtcctgtcacattcaagccgcattctcctccacttgcacaccAGTCGCctaacttgctgcttcagaccccgcatTCTTCATATATGTTCAGCTCCTCCTACATTTCACTCAATTTCTATTTGGAAATGTGCTGTTATCCAACAAGCCTCATCTTCTGCCCCACTTAACCCCCAATGCACATTGTCGCAATGAGTCCCCATTTTCCCCACCTGGAAGTGGGATAGTGAATAGAGGTGGAGAAGTCCTCTCCTCAGcttgtgtgcccttcctctccacacttgcctctgagccctcccacctgtggttctgtgttctcagtccaaagccctcccTGAGATCTGGAGACAGCCCCCACCACACAGTCATAAATTGGGCCAGGGGGTTTCAAGTAGACCAAGAGACTCGTGTTAGAGTGCagcatggattttattgaaaaggagtgGAGGGAACAATTGTAGGAGATGAAGGTTGTGAAAATGatacaggcaagctcaagaagagAGTGGGGCTCCGTCTTGGAAAGGAGACATTCAGGAAACAAAGCGgaaaggggggcaagagaggggtagCGGACGTTAATACAGGAGCTGGAGGCTGGGAGGATGGTCCCAGAACCTCACAGCTCTTCTCACTCCGGGTCTAGATGCTCCGTCACAGAACTCGATGGTGGCTGTCCGTTCCTGGTCATTTCTGCTTTCATGGGGATCTTCTTTTCAGCATTAAGAGGTTTATACGCAGATGTTCCCACAGACGCTCCCACGGTGCCCCAGGAGAGATCTCCTTCCGTAATATCCACCCCCACTTCCAGGGGCTCCGTAACCCAAGCCAGAACACAGGATGCCAAGTAGACCGGATCCTAAAATCCCGGAACCCCCAATGGCACAGGGAGTGTTGCCTCCCACGGAGACGGGCTCGCAGCTAGCGGACAGGATGGCTCCTGGGATGGTCACCACGGAGGGAGGTGGCTGGATAACGACCTCTCCTGGGGGGAGCTGGTTGATGCAAGAAGGGAGGAGTCCCCCCAGGGTGCCCAGGGTGCCAGAATTTTCGACGGCTCCGTAGCCATAGCCCAGACCTCCGTAGCCAAGACCTCCATAGCCATAGCCGAGACCTCCATAGCTGTAGCCGAGACCGCCGTATCCAAGACCACCGGAGCCTGCTGACCCAAAGCCAACAACAGGGCTGGAAGCGCAGGAGGGGACGGTACAGGCTGGTCCACAGTTGGCCATTATCTGCTGGAGGTAAAGCTGAAAGAAAATAGCCTCAGTACAGTGAACTTTGTACTATCAGGAGTGCAGGAGATATTCTGGCTATCGAAATCATTGGCTGTAATTTCCTACTGTCCTTCAAGTCACCTATTTCCATCAATAACtcaagtataataaaaacaacaacaacaacaacaccatagggaccacagaaatcaccatcagccaattacaaaacgcagctttactgggaacagcctatattctgcgacgatatctataacaactgacaataaaattcagccatcccaggtccttgggaaagactcgatgtctagataaaatgAACCAGTCAAtgaaacctgtctgactgtgtgaataaataaataataataataaataacaaaaaaaacctgcttttcaacaaatttttcatatagaaaaataatagtacataaataaagatggctgcctCACAACTGGACAGTAAACCTAGattgttattgttttatcttTCACGTTATGTTGTGAATATATCTATGCATCTGAGAGACAGACTGCCCTCTCGTCATCTCTTCTGCCTTGTGGGCTTCACCCTGCTGCTGCACAGACTGTCTGATCCCTTGCTAAGGAGACATCTCTGGTGATCTGTCAGCAGGTGTGCTTTTCCACACATTTCCAAATGTGTGCACAGAACAACGCTTGCCAGGTTTGATCTCGAGGCAGCCAGAGTCCATGATCAGAACTCTCTCCCTCAGAGACCAGGGACGTCTGCCGTTCAAATACGACTCAGGCACAGATTCTTATACAAAGAAATCTTGCATCAACAGAGCACATTTTAGAGTGCCTGCTACAACATCTAACCACCTGCAAAATGCTCATGTCACTGGGATTTCAACCAATCTGTCCCAGTCCATGGTGTTTTGCTCTATGAAGCAcagcaccctaaccctaacccttttcttttcctttctctctttcccccctaatATCAAATCTCCTGCCTTCTGTCAAACATCTccccttttcttccttctctgttaggaaaggaaaaagaaa
The Hemicordylus capensis ecotype Gifberg chromosome 14, rHemCap1.1.pri, whole genome shotgun sequence genome window above contains:
- the LOC128337487 gene encoding scale keratin-like translates to MANCGPACTVPSCASSPVVGFGSAGSGGLGYGGLGYSYGGLGYGYGGLGYGGLGYGYGAVENSGTLGTLGGLLPSCINQLPPGEVVIQPPPSVVTIPGAILSASCEPVSVGGNTPCAIGGSGILGSGLLGILCSGLGYGAPGSGGGYYGRRSLLGHRGSVCGNICV